Proteins co-encoded in one Oreochromis aureus strain Israel breed Guangdong linkage group 3, ZZ_aureus, whole genome shotgun sequence genomic window:
- the LOC116332913 gene encoding borealin-2-like isoform X1 has translation MAPRRTKNTTSVQSKEELSREMRRSKLALFIQQFEKEAQERVNELEAKMENTLATIEKVFKVELMKMPPSLQNTLIGDLITEEEFLASEESIASKNEFGEIPQPLKKITSKTAKSTDSPDQSAPAHRVSSKASKGVKETKRTRTLVCSNSTGNLIRPSSVITKRTRRLASCKTNDPSPLSQSRLKLRSVVSAGDLHCSTAGSTAHITVTTAQGLMMSFSEETKDDINWDMLDDVARCQIKKLSSLIDYLSQRSGCDR, from the exons atggcGCCGAGGcggacaaaaaacacaacaagcgTGCAGAGTAAAGAAGAGCTGAGCCGGGAAATGCGGCGCAGCAAGCTGGCGCTCTTCATCCAACAGTTTGAGAAAGAAG CCCAAGAACGCGTGAACGAGCTGGAGGCCAAAATGGAGAACACGCTGGCCACAATTGAAAAAGTATTCAAAGTGGAGCTGATGAAGATGCCTCCTTCTCTTCAAAACACCCTCATAGGGGATTTAATAACCG AGGAGGAATTCTTAGCCAGCGAGGAATCAATAGCCAGTAAG AATGAGTTTGGAGAGATACCCCAGCCCCTCAAAAAGATAACCAGTAAAACAG CTAAATCCACTGATTCACCAGATCAGTCTGCCCCAGCCCACAGGGTCTCATCCAAAGCCTCAAAG ggAGTGAAGGAGACTAAAAGGACGAGGACATTAGTTTGTAGTAACAGCACTGGAAATCTCAT CAGACCCTCCTCAGTCATAACCAAGAGAACTCGCCGCTTGGCAAGTTGCAAGACCAACGACCCGTCCCCGCTGAGCCAGTCCAGACTTAAACTCAG GTCTGTGGTCTCTGCTGGTGATCTGCACTGTTCTACAGCAGGCTCTACTGCACACATCACTGTAACCACAGCACAGGGACTG ATGATGAGCTTTTCTGAAGAGACTAAAGATGACATTAACTGGGACATGCTGGATGATGTGGCGCGGTGCCAGATTAAGAAGCTCTCG AGTCTGATAGATTATCTGTCACAGCGGAGTGGCTGTGACAGATGA
- the LOC116332913 gene encoding borealin-2-like isoform X2, whose protein sequence is MAPRRTKNTTSVQSKEELSREMRRSKLALFIQQFEKEAQERVNELEAKMENTLATIEKVFKVELMKMPPSLQNTLIGDLITEEEFLASEESIASKNEFGEIPQPLKKITSKTAKSTDSPDQSAPAHRVSSKASKGVKETKRTRTLVCSNSTGNLIPSSVITKRTRRLASCKTNDPSPLSQSRLKLRSVVSAGDLHCSTAGSTAHITVTTAQGLMMSFSEETKDDINWDMLDDVARCQIKKLSSLIDYLSQRSGCDR, encoded by the exons atggcGCCGAGGcggacaaaaaacacaacaagcgTGCAGAGTAAAGAAGAGCTGAGCCGGGAAATGCGGCGCAGCAAGCTGGCGCTCTTCATCCAACAGTTTGAGAAAGAAG CCCAAGAACGCGTGAACGAGCTGGAGGCCAAAATGGAGAACACGCTGGCCACAATTGAAAAAGTATTCAAAGTGGAGCTGATGAAGATGCCTCCTTCTCTTCAAAACACCCTCATAGGGGATTTAATAACCG AGGAGGAATTCTTAGCCAGCGAGGAATCAATAGCCAGTAAG AATGAGTTTGGAGAGATACCCCAGCCCCTCAAAAAGATAACCAGTAAAACAG CTAAATCCACTGATTCACCAGATCAGTCTGCCCCAGCCCACAGGGTCTCATCCAAAGCCTCAAAG ggAGTGAAGGAGACTAAAAGGACGAGGACATTAGTTTGTAGTAACAGCACTGGAAATCTCAT ACCCTCCTCAGTCATAACCAAGAGAACTCGCCGCTTGGCAAGTTGCAAGACCAACGACCCGTCCCCGCTGAGCCAGTCCAGACTTAAACTCAG GTCTGTGGTCTCTGCTGGTGATCTGCACTGTTCTACAGCAGGCTCTACTGCACACATCACTGTAACCACAGCACAGGGACTG ATGATGAGCTTTTCTGAAGAGACTAAAGATGACATTAACTGGGACATGCTGGATGATGTGGCGCGGTGCCAGATTAAGAAGCTCTCG AGTCTGATAGATTATCTGTCACAGCGGAGTGGCTGTGACAGATGA